From the genome of Kluyveromyces lactis strain NRRL Y-1140 chromosome F complete sequence:
TCAGAATTATTCTCTATGAatttctgttgttgttgttctGGAACTTTCAATTTCGTCCATAAAACTTGGCACTTTCTCAAAAGTTCAgttctttccttcaatcGATTTTGTCGTTGGTATTCgcatttcttcaatgacTTTTGTAATGATTCGATAGCATGCCACGTAATAGTCGGTTTAGCATCTTCTGAAATTTCAATATGTAGTTCATTTGGAAGTTCTGAACGGATATCAATGCACAAATCGTCAGCAATTTGTAAGAGGTTGTTCAATAATTCCTTATAAGTTTCAAGCCGTCTATTGTATTCCTCCTGGTAGTTTTTTATTAAGGTTTCCAATGTGTGGATACAATTAGACGTAAGGTTAGAAAAGAATGACTGATAAAACACcgctttttcttcttcctggaagaatttgaacaaCGACTGCATATCTCCTTTACAGGTTCGTATTCTGGTATTGAAATCATCGCACAAAGCTGCAGTTGGAAGAGCTAGGTTGGCAGGTAGAATTTGATCTTCCATATCGGGGACTTTATCCATCAAATGTCGTAGTTTCATGACAGTGGATAAATGATCCATAAACTTAGGTAAATAAGCGTTCATAACAAAAACTTTCACATTATTGAGcgttttcaatttgttaAGTAGTGAGGCTGATGTTCTTTGAGGACTTGAACAGTTGTCATCTATAATTGCTTGAGCAGATGTCTCCAGTACACTGTTTCTCATAAACAGATCGGGTATCGTATATACTCCTTTCGGATCATTGATGGCATTAAGCATACACTGTAGGCTATGTTGACCAACCTGATATTCTTTTGTAAGCATATCTCGTTCCGCATTAGCCTCATCGAAGAACTTCGAAATCGAATTTGATAGATTGTGGAAAATCTGTTTCTCCTTCCTTGATATCTCTATATTCGAGTATCCAACCTCTCGATATATCACATCAAGTTCACTCAATAGGTTTTGTAGTTGTCGGGATATAAGattaaagttttctttgtataAGCTGTCATTTGTCTCAATATTCATCTGACCTTGCTTTAGAGGTGATcttaaagttttcaagttAACCGGTGTCAATCTTAAACAGTCAGTAGGGTCTGGTACTTCCGATACAGGTGTTGTTTGCATCTTGTCATCGATGTTTGTGGCGCTGGTTATGATGGATAAAGGGCATTCAACAGAGAGTTGTTGAAGGTAATTCTACTACTCTGCTTTTGTTCGGTTTTCCAGTTTTGATCGATGTTCTATGTATTTACATTTTGACCAAATTGGGAAATTCAAAACATTGAAGAATCTATAAGCTTGAACTAAGTGACGCTGACGTCGAAGCTTACCATAATGGAAGATGTTGGCAGATAGGCATTGTGGCAGAGGAGCTTGAGAGGGGGGAAGAAGATTAATATCTGAGTTAGATATGATTATTCCACgttttaaaaaaaattcaaggTAGTTTTTGTGTCAAAGTTCATACTAGGGTTTTGACTGTTTTTAGAACTATCACTTGGTATATGTAGCTGGCATGTCACTTTGCCTGGCATATTCAAACAAACATCTTGAATATTTATTTTACTTACATGTAAAGAATGGCCATATGAATACCTGCCTTCTGTGGATCACATAAGGTTCTTTTCAAAGCCTACAGTAGCATTTTTGTAATATCGTTTTGACAGAATAAATAGACAATAACAATGGCATTTGGATTGTCAGAAGCCGATCTTAAGAAGCTGACTAGGACATCCTGCTTGAACTTTCGACCCACTTTGAGCCCCAACTTCCAGTTAAAAACCAACTTTATCATATCTTTGCGAATTTGGCGAATCCTGCGTTCGCCCAATGGCACAACCACATATAAGGACAAAGTCAAGAGCTGTTGAAACGGATCATAAACTATGATCGGGTAACTACCAATGTAATAGGCGGTTAAGTATCAAGATGATACATAAGGATTGTTTCTAGTTGAAACATCATTAACCAATCtgaattattatataagGAGGCATTAGATCTGAACAAGGACCATCGACACAGTCATGCCAGATCGCCAGGTACATCAACATACACTACTAGATATATAGCTAATAAACACTATGGATTCATCAGataccaaagatcttgaaacaacaacacGTGACTGGAAATACCAGTATCACCAACAAGAACACGACAACCACCCGAGAAGAGCATTTTATGAGAACTCGTCCTTGTTAGCTCAGTTGGTAGAGCGTTCGGCTTTTAAGCATTGCTCGCAAGGAACCGAAATGTCAGGGGTTCGAGCCCCCTATGAGGAGTTcttattttttgtttttggcTATAGAAATATTTACAAGCATCACACTAAAGCGGTATTACGACAGTTATAGCACAATGTCGGATGCCTCTATTTAGTGAGTCTGTCTTAACACCTGTAGTGAgtattgatatttttgcATGCCAATGGTGATGTTTCTGGTGCTACTTCTTTATATACAATGACAATGCAATTCATAAGGAAAATCTTAATCTTGCACAGTTTTTGAAGGTTTTGACGAGAAGAAGGGATTCGAGtatttttgtttacatttaTCTACGAATCTCGATCACAACAGCCACCCAACTGTGTTGCACAATGTCTACAGAACTTGATTTTGATACTGAAGAACCATTGATTGACACTGTCAGGCCGCTAACTAATGCTACTATTACAGTGCGAGTGATAAAATCTTTCCCATACAGAAATGTTAAGaatatcatcttcactGATTACGATCTAAAAAACAAGACCGCAAAGGATCTATATGAAGATTGTATGAAAAAGATTCAGACCACCGGCGCCTTCAGACCATTCCGTAATGTGGTATATGATGCCATGAAAATATACACACATGCTCACGGGTCGAAAACCGTTAATCTTGTTATAAATTTCGATCACGATGATAATTGGGTTATGGACATTAatgattcttcaaagaagctTGTTGAATACGGTGTTAAAAATGAAACTGAGATCTCGGTCTTcaatcaagaagaatacgtctctttcaaagcaaACCCAGAAGAGAAATGGCTATAGAGTCGCACTGCATAAAAGTTATCGTCAAATCgataatatttcaaatttaatGTAAGCAAAAATTCATATGACAAAATAACAGCAATATTTCTTATTTCTATGTAGTTATACATATGATTGCTCCTTTAAAACCGAAAAATGTTAGCGTCGGTATGCTATTGTTGTATTTCCTTTAGTCCAATAGATGGTTGATCAATTCACAGGCAAACTCGACGTTAGCAACTCCATAGGGTGTCGCACTATCTAAGCCTTTCCGGGCCACAATCCCATCATGAGCATTTAGTGTTTTAATATATACAGGTACCCGTATCCAAGTTAATTTAGTTaaattttgataaattgtAGCTCTACTTTCATCGAAAGGAAGTTTCGGAAACTTTGTATGTTTCCactcttttgaatgagaACGAATGAATTGTTTCCATACGTCATTCATTTGCGCAGAATCATTAGTGAGGGTGTGATATAAACTATTATTCTCAATGGACCAATCCGATCCTTGGTCCTTACCGCtatcttgttcatcattaATAGCATCACCTATTACATTTCTAATGGATGACATGATAGTATTGAAAACACCATTTTCTCCCGATTCTAGCTTCCAATGTCCTTTTCTCAAGAGAGAATGGTGATGATAAGTAGTAATATAACTGTAGCATGTTCCAATGACATTGACTGTGAACACCAGTGGGAAGAAAAATGTCATTAACGCCATAATAAGCAATATTCTTGAGAACCGTTCTTTTAATGTGACAAtggtttcattttctttaattctGTCAACTGCTGGGTCCAAGGAATCCAAATCGAGTACTCTAGGTTGAACAGGGTACTCTGAAACGTCTATAGGTAAGTTGTGATTGAAATGGTATCTGACGTTATTCCCTGTTTCGATAAATGGATCACTGTCAGTAATAAAAGAAGTATAAAATGCCACTGTTCTATCGTTCTTAACATTAGCGAAACATACCCTATGATGAAATCTTGATAACCCATAAAGGTACTCACCCTGAGACAAATCAACAAGGATTCTGTCATCCTTATTACTGATGAATATTTCGGCCCCACTCCTTCCAAGAATCGTCCTGCCAAGCCCAGATAACACAGAAGTCAGAATCTTCCGTGACACGTAACGTCTTGTCTTATCACTGGGCAGGTAAAAGTTCACACCAAGATGCGGAGTAGCAAATGTCATGAAGATCATCGGTTCCATgtgttgaaaaatatccCTGCATTCGGTGACCATCTTACCGATAATAAACCGAGATACCAATCCACCCATAGAATAACCAATCATGCTCACTCGATCGAATTTTTCGGGACCATAATTAAGGACAAACTTACATATCTCATCCAATACGTTATAACTCACCACTCTGATGCCATGCAACGTCTTAAGGTACCCGGAGTTTTCCGGTTTGAAGATcacaatatcatcaatatcatccaAAGTCTTTTCCAACATCTCCTTGATGGAGTTCATATGTTTATGATTTCCCCATAATCCATGAACGAGAATAAACAAGTGTTTCTTCTTAGTTTCTGTCATCTCACAAGATCTTATCTTAACACTGGTCGGTGAATCAGATCTAATCTTTTCCTTTGACACTTGATCGTGCTAACAGTGTGTCTGATCGTTCGTCAATAATACCTTAAAAAtagaatgttgaaaaaaaaaaaaggagGAATGTATGTATCAGTGATAATGATGTTCCTCGATCAAATAATTGGCATCCAATTTGATTCTCGTCACTTAAATAAGATGCATATATGGCTGCTTTTGCCACCAAGATCTTACTGTTAGTTGTTGGAGCCTAGGCATGTGCATCTGTGTGCATAAGTAAACGATGTGGCTTGTCTGTTAACTATATTCTGGAAATATGTCAGCAaaggaaataaaaaaaaactaaaaatCCGTTGCAGCGATGAACTGTGAACGGTTCAATTAACGTAAATGCGGTGAAAATTTGTTTACTTTTGTCTATGTATATGCATGTACTTCTTGAAAGTCAGGTCTTCGTAAACAGTTTCAGTAGTGTTTCTACACAGTCTTGGATCGATTCAAAACTAATGGGTTCAGTTTCTCTGAGTTCGTCTCTGAAAGCGAATTCAGACGCCTTGTACGTCATCTTGTACAATTTTTCGTGTTGAGTTCGATGAACTCCTCGTAGCCTGAGTCCTGAAAGTATGCACTGAGACAGCAACGACATAaattgctgctgttgatCGTTGAGCAAGACTTGTTTGTTCAACGAGTTACTTTTCAGTATTCGCTGACGTTTGTTCTTCTCTAGAATCGATTCGATCGACATCGTTGCTCCAG
Proteins encoded in this window:
- the AIM29 gene encoding Aim29p (highly similar to uniprot|P36154 Saccharomyces cerevisiae YKR074W Hypothetical ORF), giving the protein MSTELDFDTEEPLIDTVRPLTNATITVRVIKSFPYRNVKNIIFTDYDLKNKTAKDLYEDCMKKIQTTGAFRPFRNVVYDAMKIYTHAHGSKTVNLVINFDHDDNWVMDINDSSKKLVEYGVKNETEISVFNQEEYVSFKANPEEKWL
- the LPL1 gene encoding putative hydrolase (similar to uniprot|O00022 Saccharomyces cerevisiae YOR059C Hypothetical ORF); amino-acid sequence: MTETKKKHLFILVHGLWGNHKHMNSIKEMLEKTLDDIDDIVIFKPENSGYLKTLHGIRVVSYNVLDEICKFVLNYGPEKFDRVSMIGYSMGGLVSRFIIGKMVTECRDIFQHMEPMIFMTFATPHLGVNFYLPSDKTRRYVSRKILTSVLSGLGRTILGRSGAEIFISNKDDRILVDLSQGEYLYGLSRFHHRVCFANVKNDRTVAFYTSFITDSDPFIETGNNVRYHFNHNLPIDVSEYPVQPRVLDLDSLDPAVDRIKENETIVTLKERFSRILLIMALMTFFFPLVFTVNVIGTCYSYITTYHHHSLLRKGHWKLESGENGVFNTIMSSIRNVIGDAINDEQDSGKDQGSDWSIENNSLYHTLTNDSAQMNDVWKQFIRSHSKEWKHTKFPKLPFDESRATIYQNLTKLTWIRVPVYIKTLNAHDGIVARKGLDSATPYGVANVEFACELINHLLD